Sequence from the Deltaproteobacteria bacterium genome:
GTTTCACGGTACGGATGGGGATGACTGGGACAAGGACGGCAAGGAGACGGTTCCTGAAATCAGAAAGATGCTCGGCTATTGCAACCGTTTCGGGATCACCATCTCTGAGGCCGGATCGATCTCCAATTCCCAGAGCACGGTTGAAAATTACGTTAAGGATTCCGGCCTGCTTGAAGAGTATCCCAAGAGAATACGGATGGATGTGATCAGCGGGGAAGCGGGGGAAGAGCGGCTCATCGAGGGAATAAAGAGGTTGATTTCGCCATGAAGTAGGCGTTTCAGATAAAGATTCGTCTGCTGGAAAGACCCCCGGGATCGAAAAAGGCGGAAGGCCGGGTGTGAACAAAAACAATGGAACTGATCGATCAACATACCAAGAGGATCATGGAAGGGTGCAAGGAGCGGGCCCGTGACGCAGGACTCCGCTTTCAAAGCGAGACCCTGGAGTATATCGTAACCAACAAAGATCTCCTGGAACTGGGTCCCAAGAACATGATTCCCACCCTTTACGACTACTGGGTCCATGAGGTGGAGGTCCTAAAGGAAAAGGGAAGATACGAACTCTTTCCACACAACCCTTATGAGACTGTGATCAACACCCGTCCGGCCATATCCTTTTACAACGACAACAACCCGGACTGGTTGAACGTCATGATCTTCTACCATGTCCTGGGCCACATCGATTTTTTTCAAAACAACCATTTTTTCAGTCATACATGGGACAAGGATTTCGCCGGGGAGGCCCTCTCCGACAAGCGCCTGATCGCCATGCTCCGGGCCGAGAAAGGCCGATGGGTGGACTATGTGATCGAATTTGCGAGGGGTATCGACAACCTTGTCGGTTACTACAGCGAACTCTCGGAGCGGACCCGTCCCGGAAAAATCAATTCATCCGAGAGGCTGGATTTCTATTTCGACCATTTTCTCCAAGGTATCAAGCAGGTCAAGCTCAGCGATTACCTCAAGGAGGTGGATCGTTACAACCAGAGCCTCAAGCGTTTCGGTGATATGGGAGAGTCGGTCTTTTTCTCCGAAGTGACGAAGAAATACCCGGAGTTTGAGAACCTGTTCAACAAACACAAAAAACAAAAGAAGGAGCCTGCAAGGGACTTGATCCAGTACTTGCAGCAGAATTCTCCGTTTCTTCAGAAACAGGAAAATATCTGGATGAAGACGGTCATGGAGATCGTGCGGAAAACATCGATCTACTTCCAGCCCCAGATCCGTACCAAGATTCTCAACGAGGGATGGGCGAGTTACTGGCATGAGAAACTCTTTCTCGAGGACGACAGGATCAGGGGACATGAGGTGGACTTCGCCCGCGTAAACGCCAAAGTCACCTCGCTTCCCAGGGTGGGAATCAATCCCTATGCCATTGGGATGAGGCTCTTCAACTACATCGAGGAGTGGGCCGAGCGGGGCAGGTTTTCCTATGAATTCGAGAAGATCAAGGATGTGTACCAGCGCAATAAATACGACAAAGAAACTGGAGAAGGGATGAAATACGTGTTTCGGGTCAGGGAGGATTTCGACGACTTCATGTTCATAAATACTTTTCTAACCCAGGATTTCGTGGATCAACACAAACTCTTCGTCGCCGGCAGGAGAGCGAATACCCGGAAGGGGGTATGGGAATACTATGTAAAAAGCAGAAAAGCGGAAGATTACCGGGATATGGTCCTGGATTCTCTTTATCATCCGCCTTACATCGAAATCGATGAGCAGAAGGGTAATGAAAACCTCCTCTACCTGAACCATCACTTTGAAGGCAAGCCCCTGGTAAAGGAGTTCATCCACAATACCATGCTGGGAATCGAGTTTCTCTGGGGGGGGACTGTGAAGCTTGAGACCACTGAGCTGGTTCCGGAGAAGAAGGTGGACAAGCCTTATGCCTTGTTTTACGCTCCCTATTCGGTTCAAAAGGAAGAATCCGATGAGAAGAAGTACAAGGAAACGCGGGTCCTATATACCATGGAGAAGCGAAAGCTCACCAGGACGGTTCTTTAGGACAGGTGTTCAAATGGCTGATATCCAGAAAGCTCTTCAGAATATCTGCAAGAAGATCAAGGAAACCCATCCCCGGCCGCCCCTCACCTACGCGGAATTCCTTGAGATGGCGGCGAAGAACCCCGACCTCGTGCTCAGGAACATCTTCCAGATGATGTACGATATGATCTACCGCTACGTGGGTGAGGGGGTAGACGAGTATCCGGAAGACCCGGAATCGATTCATTACGTATGCTACGACTGCAGCAATCTTTTCGTCAACGGCTCTGACAACCCTTTTTTCGCCGACAGGCTTTTCGCAAACAGGCTCATCAACCACGTGGCCTCTTTCAGGAGAGGAATGCCCCAGAACAGGATATACATATTCGAGGGACCCCACGGGTGTGGAAAAAGCACCTTCCTGAACAACCTCCTTATGAAATTCGAACAATACACCAAGACACCCGAAGGGGCCTGTTACGAAACCATCTGGAGACTGGATAAAAAAGAACTCGGAGTCATCGCCGAACACGAGGCCCACACCCTGCTCATGCAATTGCGCCAACTGGCCCAAGATACCCCTCTGGGTCCCCCGAAACAACACAAGAACCCCTTGTTCCCTCTTGGAAACAAGAGCTATTTAGAGATACCGTGCCCAAGCCATGATCACCCCATCCTGATCATCCCCAAGCCCTATCGGCGGGAAGTGCTCGACGAATTGATCGAAGACAAAGATTTCAAGGAGAAATTGTTCACCGAGAAGCAGTACGAATGGGTGTTCAGGAATAATCCCTGTACCATATGCCTTTCCCTGTATCAGGCCCTTATCGATATGCTGGGATCTCCATCCAAGGTATTCGAAATGGTATACGCACGCAGGTACCAGTTCAACAGGCGGCTCGGGGAAGGTATAAGCGTATTCAACCCCGGCGACAGGGTGACCAAGACCAGTGTCATGACCAATCAGCTCCTCCAGAATCAGCTCAATTCCATATTGAGAGACAGCAACCGCGTGCGCTACATCTTTTCCCGTTATGCCAAGACCAACAACGGGATTTATGCGCTCATGGACGTAAAGGACAACAACAAGGAAAGGTTCGCTGACCTGCACGGGATCATCAGCGAGGGTGTACACAAGGTGGAAGACATCGAAGAAAACGTAAACTCTCTCTTCCTTGCCCTCATGAACCCCGAGGACAAGGAAAACATCCCCGGCATCCAGACCCAGTCCTTTTTCGACCGGATCACCTATATCAAGATCCCCTATATCCTGGACTACAACACCGAGGTAAAGATCTATAAAAACATCTTCGGTGACCAGATCGAGAAGAGCTTTCTTCCAAGGGTCCTCCAGAACCTCGCCAAGGTGATCATATCCTCGCGGCTCAATACCCGTTCAAAGGCGATGGAGGAATGGAT
This genomic interval carries:
- a CDS encoding serine protein kinase PrkA; translated protein: MADIQKALQNICKKIKETHPRPPLTYAEFLEMAAKNPDLVLRNIFQMMYDMIYRYVGEGVDEYPEDPESIHYVCYDCSNLFVNGSDNPFFADRLFANRLINHVASFRRGMPQNRIYIFEGPHGCGKSTFLNNLLMKFEQYTKTPEGACYETIWRLDKKELGVIAEHEAHTLLMQLRQLAQDTPLGPPKQHKNPLFPLGNKSYLEIPCPSHDHPILIIPKPYRREVLDELIEDKDFKEKLFTEKQYEWVFRNNPCTICLSLYQALIDMLGSPSKVFEMVYARRYQFNRRLGEGISVFNPGDRVTKTSVMTNQLLQNQLNSILRDSNRVRYIFSRYAKTNNGIYALMDVKDNNKERFADLHGIISEGVHKVEDIEENVNSLFLALMNPEDKENIPGIQTQSFFDRITYIKIPYILDYNTEVKIYKNIFGDQIEKSFLPRVLQNLAKVIISSRLNTRSKAMEEWISDPGKYSRYCDDNLQLLKMDLFAGYIPTWLTEEDRKRFTAKRRTRIIAESEMEGDRGLSGRDSIKIFNEFYSTYAKKDKLINMAMVYHFFKEHRKDLSELIPEGFLDSLVRSYDYAVLQEVKESLYYYNDDQISRDIKNYLFAVNFEVGTVERCIYTGEDLEITEEFFEGIERRILGSDEEDNARVEFRKDIQKQYASKTLTQDMLLHGKSIEETDVYENLYERYVHNLKAKVMDPFLKNENFRRAIKDYDTDSFKTYDRRIREEVTFLMKNLNEKYGYSEQGAKEICMYVIDNNLAETFSE
- a CDS encoding SpoVR family protein, producing the protein MELIDQHTKRIMEGCKERARDAGLRFQSETLEYIVTNKDLLELGPKNMIPTLYDYWVHEVEVLKEKGRYELFPHNPYETVINTRPAISFYNDNNPDWLNVMIFYHVLGHIDFFQNNHFFSHTWDKDFAGEALSDKRLIAMLRAEKGRWVDYVIEFARGIDNLVGYYSELSERTRPGKINSSERLDFYFDHFLQGIKQVKLSDYLKEVDRYNQSLKRFGDMGESVFFSEVTKKYPEFENLFNKHKKQKKEPARDLIQYLQQNSPFLQKQENIWMKTVMEIVRKTSIYFQPQIRTKILNEGWASYWHEKLFLEDDRIRGHEVDFARVNAKVTSLPRVGINPYAIGMRLFNYIEEWAERGRFSYEFEKIKDVYQRNKYDKETGEGMKYVFRVREDFDDFMFINTFLTQDFVDQHKLFVAGRRANTRKGVWEYYVKSRKAEDYRDMVLDSLYHPPYIEIDEQKGNENLLYLNHHFEGKPLVKEFIHNTMLGIEFLWGGTVKLETTELVPEKKVDKPYALFYAPYSVQKEESDEKKYKETRVLYTMEKRKLTRTVL